The DNA sequence TACTGGGATTGGCACATAGAAGAAGGTGTTGATTTTCATACCATGACCCATCCCCAAGTATCAGCAAAAGAAGGAATGTGAGCTGAGTAAGGCACAACATCTGCAAGTGAAAGGAGTAACGTGAACCGTCCCATCTTTACGATAAGCTCCGAAATGCAAACAATAAATGCTATTCAAGGTTACTTACATTTGAAAACCTGTTTTAAAGTGTTGTAAATGCAAGAGAATACTTCCGTATGGCTGAATATCCCAGCAGGCCCTGCCTATATTGATTAAGATACATAATCTGGTTAAAATGTTTTCCTCCGTTGTTTCTCCACACACCTCAACAAGCTTACAAACAAACAGACAGACACACCTGTGTGACAAAGATGCCACCCTGATTAAGTCTAGGCTTGACGGTAAAGTCGTAGAAGGATTTGGTGTAGAGTTTATAACATGGGCCTCCCTCAATTGGGTCAGCCAGGTCTCCTATGATCACATCATAACTCTCCTCTCTGTTTTCTAGCTCAGCCCTGCAGCAAACCACGAGAACACATGGTGGTTATAATATTAAGACAAATAACGAtaacaagaagaagaatggcAGCCATGAGATGTAGGTAGAGAGTGGGACCTGGCATCATTGATAACCAGCTCAAGTCTTGGATCACAGAAAGCATCCCTGTTCACAATTAAGTATGACTTGCAAAACTCTACCACCTCCTGCCCCATTGAAGACAAATTGCAGAattacctttttgtttttggattttttgtggGATGTTATGAAACTTCTATATATGTTAATCACACCTATTTACGGCTTGAAAAGTGTCTTCTTTGTCTAAACACTTTGTAAAAAGGTCAGACAAATGTTAAGAATTTTCTATCCAAAAGGTTTTGTTGGCTGCTTTCGCTAATCCTCTTCTTGTCTTTTGTGTTGACAAGACAAAAGAGCTTTAGCAACAGCAATACAGAGAAGACAAACACAATTCACgttcacattatatatatggaaaaactGAAAGACAAACTTGATGATAGCCGTTTTATTTAGAAATGACTTTAAGAAAATGATCCTAAAAGTAGAAATAAgatcaaaatcctaaaaaaagcaaaaaatctgATGTCGTGAAAGGGCCTAGAAGAAAACCTAAATTACAACACATAATATATAAGAGAATAAGGGGGTTTTACCTCATCAATGTCACACATGATAACCTTCTTTGCAGTGTTATGTCTGAGAATTTCTCTTGCTGTGGAGCCTTCACCTCCTCCCATAATAAAGATGGTGCTTGGACTAgaatcaaatacaaatattagaTTTCAATGGCGCCGGCGTTACACACAGTCCAACCCAAAAGTAATGACATGTAATAAGAGGTAAAGGTACTTGGGATGATGAAGGAGTGCTGGATGAACAAGGGACTCATGGTAGATGAATTCATCTGTCTCTGCACTTTGAAGCTTTCCATCAATGACTAGAGCCTATTTACAAAAACAACGTTAAGCACAACAAAACTCGGAGCTTCTGCaaaagaaatattgcatctACATTTTCTAAATTAGATTTTTGTTGATTAACCTTTCCAAAAGGTTTTGTGTCCAAAAGCGCGATGTCCTGGTACGGCGAAGCTCCTGTATGCAAAATACTGTATATACATAAAGAAGAAAGTAATCAGTGTTTAGTTAAAATCTTGTCTGGTTTTTTCATGACATCCACGTTGAGCTGAAAGACTTTTATGCTTTGTAAGAATGCGGCCCTTTTTTAACTTGAGAAAAAGCTTTGCTTTATTAAACTAGTTCCCACTTCCCAGTGTGGCATCTTCGAAAGAAATAAAT is a window from the Juglans regia cultivar Chandler chromosome 7, Walnut 2.0, whole genome shotgun sequence genome containing:
- the LOC108999082 gene encoding thermospermine synthase ACAULIS5-like, with the translated sequence MGDISCSNGISNGNGVHGKVFPLNGYRKSCWYEEEIEENLRWSFALISILHTGASPYQDIALLDTKPFGKALVIDGKLQSAETDEFIYHESLVHPALLHHPNPSTIFIMGGGEGSTAREILRHNTAKKVIMCDIDEEVVEFCKSYLIVNRDAFCDPRLELVINDARAELENREESYDVIIGDLADPIEGGPCYKLYTKSFYDFTVKPRLNQGGIFVTQAGPAGIFSHTEVFSCIYNTLKQVFKYVVPYSAHIPSFADTWGWVMASDTPFVLSVEELDLRMKQRIKGENRYLDGKTFSSASTLSKAVRNSLDNETHVYTEGTARFIYGHGSAYKKAQE